The DNA sequence CCAGGTTAATGTTTAAGTATCAATATGGAAAAGTAGATATTAAATTTAAAATGAGATGATGCAAATTTGTGAAATAATTTCAGACAATATATATAGATGTGAGCATGGACTTGCTTCTTTTTAACCTTTAGAGGCATTAATTCACCAAGGGATTTGATATTCACACAACCTTTTTGTTAGAAACTACTAATCACACACCCTTTTGTGCATTAATTAGAACACAAAAGATTGTAATCAACAGGCCTTTTTACCCAATATGGTTTTAGATATGATACAATATATCAAGCAAAAGAGATAAGATAAAAGTTTTTGAACGTACCTGATTGCGAAAGATTAGGTATCCCATACAGCAGTAAACCAGAAGGAACGGTAGAATTAATGGAGCCAGCAAGAAGTATGTGATTCCAAGGACTCCAAATAATAGAATTTTAGGAATTTCTTTGTGGTATGGAATTGAAGGAGCCTCAAATTCATCACCATCGTTTCCTGAAAATAGTCTTTTTATCATACTGAAAATCAGGGGTTTCAAGCGGAAGAGTTCTGATGATACAGTACTGGTCCATCCAGATGTCACAACATATGCAATGAAGAATGATGCCTGCATCAATGACAAAGAATCTATATGAAACCTTGGATCATTGTTTATGATATAAACAAATGGTTTCAAAGTTTCAATTCTAACATTTAAGCCAAATATCAAGTTCCTCAGTTATGGACACAAAGCAAACACAGATGTTTAAATGACAACATAATATCTTATGACATACACTCTTAAGAACATAAGTATTATCCAAATCAGTATCTGAACAAGTTTTAGGTAGGAAGAAAATTTTACCAGCAAGTAGTTTGTAACAAAATCACATGCTATTGACTGGGACCTTTAAAAAACTTGAATTGCCATTGTAGGTAATTAAATTTAAGAACAGGCAAAACAATGGTATACAGTGAGTCAAGAAGTTTCAAAAggcttctcaaacctccatatgaTTATTTCAGAAAGATAAAGTACAAACTAATATTGCGGATGTATTTTCACCTGTGCTGGAACACCATCAGCAAGTAGCCCAGGAATCTCTTTGGGCTCAAGAAGGATATCGAGTTCAGAGAGAGCTGTTCCTGATAGTACATTTGCAAAGAAAATGTTCCATATGGTAAACCACAACATCTTCGTGCATGCACCTTTTTGTATCTGACTGAAAGAGATGTATCCTTCCATGGATGACAACAATATCATGATGGGTGGcaccaaagaaagaaacaacTGAAGAATAAGACTTGGAAGATATCCAGTTATGACTTCACTGACGACTGTTCTGCAAATAAAGAAATTGTATGATTCAGCATCATGGAATAAATCAGAGAGTCAATTTTTAAAAGTTGTTGATTCTGCACTTACAAATTCAGTATGCTTGTGAGAAAAGGAAACCAGGTTTCTAACTGTTCAAGATTAGTGAGGCCCTGTACGATTGCAACTGGAATGAGGAATAGAATTATAACAGCAGCATAtgcaaccaccaccaccagcttggagacccatctttttataaaagatgaagaaaagaagggcCAATGAACGTCCTGAGGCTCAGGAGCGCCCTCTGTGACCCACTCTGTGGGATTTGTTCCTTGTTGAATGTTTACAGCTATTGCAGCAGCAAGTCGGGACTTGAATGACACAAAGGCTGCTGAAACTTCCTGTAATTGTTTTTTTTGGCATCATGGAACAATTGACTACATCAATTCAAGGTCAGATCAATCAAACAACTAGACTTATCAATTGAAAGTATACTTCTCTCTTCCTAAACTTGATGATACGTCTTTTGGAAATCAGAAAATGTCATATGTTTGCTCATACATTCACCTACTAAGAAGTATTAAACAACAAAAATGAGGATGACTGTGTCTGTGTTGCTCATCTCTAATGTTTCCTAAATGATATAGCTTTACATCTATAACTCTATAAgtcaatttttgaaaataaaaaataaaagtgaaagaaaagaaaagaaatctaaGTTGATGCTACAGAAATTATTAGGTGGTGGAGAATTTTATTTATACCATTTACTAATGATTATTGTCAAGCTCTCCTTACTTAAGAACAAGAATAGCACCCAACCTTTCCTGCCAACGATGATTGCTCTAATCTAACAGTATCTTCTAAATCATCCAATTTCTTTCCATAGTGATCCAAACCATCTACTTTGCTTCCAAAAAGCCCATCACGCTTGAATCTTTTCTGTGGATCCTTTTCTGACTTTAGACGGGCAAGCGTTCTGTAAACCTTATCTGCGGCACTctagaaagaaggaaaaagttATGAGTCTTTGTCAAAGATGTCATATAACAGGAAGTCTTAACTGGAACAACTTTATTATAAATTACAAATGTGTTTGATGCCTTCCTTCTGATGTGTAAGAAACTAATGACAAACATAGCAATTACACAACTCCCCAAGCCTTCAAAAATAACTATGAAATTGTCATGCTGAGGCTTACAGTGAGACGTTGGAGTTTGCTAGTTCGACGAATCACCGAGTGTGAAAGATAAGTAGAAGAGTAATATTCTGTAAAAAATCTGTCAACGGTTTCACTGCCGCTGCTCCCAGATAGGACAGGAATACCACGAACCAATACTGTGAACTGATTAGGCTGAGGTTTGGATGAATAGAAGTGAGCCATTCTTCTTGATGAGATATAACTGTACTCCTGCATAGTAATCAAGTTCAATACTGTTGATGCTATTGTTCTAAAATCTAAATGAACCACCAAAATCCGATGGAACAAAGCcatataaaagaaacaaaatctgACTTACATCGTAAAGAAGATAGCAGACGGCTGCACTGAAAATATATGCTGCACAAAAATGAACCCATAACCTTGGGAAACCAAAAGTAACAGTCAGGGTCTCCTCATACTAGGTTTACCATATGCCTActataaatatgataaacataAATGAACTTGGAAGTTGGAAATAGCCAGCCACAACTCCACTAAAAGGAACATGCTGAAGTAAAGATTAAACAAATCTGCAAGCAGGTAATTCAAAATCCTTCCGAGTCTATGAATGTTCAGACTCAATAGGTAAGTGAAAACTCTAAGTCGGGTGCCAAACACAGAGGAAGATATCCTATTTATATTAGCTATCATAATTTGCCAGGGGGAAGTGGAAGGTTCACCACAGACCTGAACCCAAATCTCAACCTAAGCTCAAGCAGCCCTCACCTCTCATTAATCAACCAGCTCTTATAAATGCCATAGATTGGATACAATTCAAAGCACTAGAATGACAATTAACACATTGGGAAACAATGTGCGGAAATATGTAGCTAATGAAACTATCAaagactacaacagcaagtatTTCCCACAATTTTCAATTACCATGTCATAAGAACCAAATACATACCACTTTGAGCCATCATTCACATTTGAAATACTAAACGAGTCCAAAGACATGTAGGAAGAATCCGAATAATCCTCCTCCAGCTGGGTCCCCTGGAAGTTTATTGGCAGAAGAACAAAAACCCCAATAATCCCACCAAACCCAAACACCTTCAAactgcaccaaaaaaaaaaaaaaaaaccaacttcAATAATCAAACTCAAATTCAATATATACCCTTTAACACTACCAGTCCCTCCATCACTAACCTGAAGATGAAAATGCGAATGAACACCACGGCGTCGAAACTGGTGACAGACAAGAGCTGATCTTCAGAGGGCTGCCACGCCCGTCTGACCCAACCCGCAGTGGGCAA is a window from the Rosa chinensis cultivar Old Blush chromosome 2, RchiOBHm-V2, whole genome shotgun sequence genome containing:
- the LOC112186893 gene encoding CSC1-like protein HYP1, which produces MLLSALLTSVGINLGLCLLYCTLYSILSKQPSNAKVYASRSVAAKEAPAETNGFDFERLLPTAGWVRRAWQPSEDQLLSVTSFDAVVFIRIFIFSLKVFGFGGIIGVFVLLPINFQGTQLEEDYSDSSYMSLDSFSISNVNDGSKWLWVHFCAAYIFSAAVCYLLYDEYSYISSRRMAHFYSSKPQPNQFTVLVRGIPVLSGSSGSETVDRFFTEYYSSTYLSHSVIRRTSKLQRLTSAADKVYRTLARLKSEKDPQKRFKRDGLFGSKVDGLDHYGKKLDDLEDTVRLEQSSLAGKEVSAAFVSFKSRLAAAIAVNIQQGTNPTEWVTEGAPEPQDVHWPFFSSSFIKRWVSKLVVVVAYAAVIILFLIPVAIVQGLTNLEQLETWFPFLTSILNLTVVSEVITGYLPSLILQLFLSLVPPIMILLSSMEGYISFSQIQKGACTKMLWFTIWNIFFANVLSGTALSELDILLEPKEIPGLLADGVPAQASFFIAYVVTSGWTSTVSSELFRLKPLIFSMIKRLFSGNDGDEFEAPSIPYHKEIPKILLFGVLGITYFLLAPLILPFLLVYCCMGYLIFRNQLLNVYAPKYETGGKLWPIVHNSTIFSLVLMHIIAIGIFGIKTLPLAASLMIPLPILTLLFNEYCRKRFLPIFKSYPVECLVKKDIEDQSDPSMDAFYDKLRTAYEDPVLLPIQRRRSRDGYNSPLLPR